In Numida meleagris isolate 19003 breed g44 Domestic line chromosome 3, NumMel1.0, whole genome shotgun sequence, the following are encoded in one genomic region:
- the PAQR8 gene encoding membrane progestin receptor beta — translation MMTAILERLSTLSLSGPQLSRLPRLLEDGFPKMPCTVPEGEVPQLFREPYIHAGYRPTGQDWRYYFLSLFQKHNEVVNVWTHLLAALAVLLRFKAFVEAEQLPLDAWSLPLLIFVLSSVTYLTCSLLAHLLQSKSELYHYTFYFVDYVGVSIYQYGSALAHFYYSSDQAWYDKFWLFFLPAAAFCGWLSCAGCCYAKYRYRRPYPIMRKMCQVIPAGLAFILDISPVAHRVVVCHLGGCEEDAAWYHTYQILFFLISAYFFSCPVPEKYFPGSCDIVGHAHQIFHTFLAICTLSQLEAICLDYKNRQEIFLKRHGPFSIYLSCVSFFGLVACSAITAYILRCRIKAVLAKKDS, via the coding sequence ATGATGACGGCCATCCTGGAGCGCCTCAGCACGCTGTCCCTCAGCGGGCCACAGCTCAGCCGCCTGCCCCGCCTGCTGGAGGATGGCTTCCCCAAGATGCCGTGCACCGTCCCAGAGGGCGAGGTGCCGCAGCTCTTCCGCGAGCCGTACATCCACGCCGGGTACCGTCCCACCGGGCAGGACTGGCGGTACTACTTCCTCAGCCTCTTCCAGAAGCACAACGAGGTGGTCAACGTCTGGACTCATCTCCTGGCGGCGCTGGCCGTGCTGCTGAGGTTCAAGGCGTTTGTGGAGGCCGAGCAGCTACCCCTGGACGCGTGGTCCCTGCCTTTGCTCATCTTTGTCCTCTCCTCCGTCACCTACCTGACCTGCAGCCTCCTGGCCCACCTGCTGCAGTCCAAGTCAGAGCTGTACCACTACACTTTCTACTTCGTGGACTACGTCGGAGTCAGCATCTACCAGTACGGTAGCGCCCTGGCCCACTTCTACTACAGCTCCGACCAAGCGTGGTATGACAAATTctggcttttcttcctcccGGCAGCTGCTTTCTGTGGCTGGCTGTCGTGTGCCGGCTGCTGCTACGCCAAATACCGGTACCGACGGCCTTACCCCATCATGAGGAAAATGTGCCAGGTGATCCCAGCCGGGCTGGCCTTCATCTTGGATATCAGTCCCGTCGCTCACCGGGTGGTCGTGTGTCACCTAGGGGGCTGTGAGGAAGATGCTGCTTGGTACCACACGTACCAGATACTGTTTTTCCTTATCAGTGCTTATTTCTTCTCCTGCCCAGTCCCCGAGAAGTACTTCCCTGGCTCCTGCGATATCGTTGGCCATGCCCACCAGATCTTCCACACCTTCCTGGCTATCTGCACCCTATCGCAGCTGGAGGCCATTTGTTTGGATTACAAGAACAGGCAGGAGATTTTCCTAAAAAGACACGGGCCTTTCTCCATCTATCTCTCCTGCGTCTCTTTTTTCGGCCTGGTGGCCTGCAGTGCCATCACAGCTTACATCCTGCGATGCAGGATCAAGGCCGTCCTGGCTAAAAAGGACTCCTGA